Proteins encoded by one window of Dendropsophus ebraccatus isolate aDenEbr1 chromosome 4, aDenEbr1.pat, whole genome shotgun sequence:
- the XRCC6 gene encoding X-ray repair cross-complementing protein 6, whose product MAEWKSFYDKEEGDEDEEQEEGEGEPGEFRYGGRDCLIFLVDASKQMFKSLSDDDLPPFDIALQCIRSVYTSKIISSDRDLLAVVFFGTKESKSSDVFKHIYVLHDLDTPGAKRVLDLDKYREEKGREYFSETIGHSSDFSLGEALWHCTNLFSNVKMKMSHKRIMLFTNEDNPHAGDSAKITQAVTKAKDLRELGIFLDLMHLEKKGGFDVSRFYREIINIDDDEDLGVQFKASRKLDDLMKKVRAKENKKRSLCRLPLKLADDVYLTVGIYSLIQKANKPAPVKLYRDTNEPVKTKTRVFNKDTGSLLLPSDTKKAQTYGNRQIVLEKEETEELKRFDDPSLVLIGFKPVILLKTHHFIQPAKFVYPEESLVSGSSTLFQALLIKCLERQVMAICRYTPRRNTPPRFVALVPQEEKLDDENVQVKPPGFNLIYLPYADDIRKLDYPEVIPPSEEQVDKMKAIVHKLRFKYRSDAFENPVLQQHFRNLEALALDLMEPEPIEDLTLPKTDMIDNRLGSLAEEFKELVYPPGYNPEGKAVKRKQGGDGNQAVKKAKTETSISEADLRAHIKNGTLGKLTVPVLKELCRTFGLKGGKKQELMDALIDYFKN is encoded by the exons AGTTTCGCTACGGAGGCCGGGACTGTCTCATCTTCCTCGTTGATGCGTCTAAACAAATGTTTAAGAGCCTGAGTGATGATGATTTACCGCCGTTTGACATTGCTCTGCAA tGTATCCGCAGTGTGTATACCAGCAAGATCATCAGCAGTGACCGCGATCTCCTGGCCGTGGTTTTCTTTGGCACTAAGGAAAGCAAAAGCTCCGatgtttttaaacacatttatgttCTTCATGATTTGGATACACCAG GTGCAAAGCGAGTCTTGGATTTGGATAAATACAGAGAAGAGAAGGGAAGAGAGTACTTCTCTGAAACCATCGGCCACTCATCGGACTTCTCACTGGGGGAGGCTCTCTGGCACTGCACAAATCTCTTCAGCAACGTCAAGATGAAAATGAGTCACAAGAGAATAATGTTGTTCACCAACGAGGATAATCCGCACGCCGGGGATTCTGCCAAAATCACACAGGCCGTGACCAAGGCGAAGGACCTGCGGGAACTGG ggattttCTTGGACCTCATGCATCTCGAAAAAAAAGGCGGTTTTGACGTCTCTCGGTTCTATCGTGAGATCATAAATATCGATGATGATGAAGACCTTGGCGTACAGTTTAAAGCTTCCAGAAAGCTAGATGACCTCATGAAGAAAGTGCGAGCCAAGGAAAACAAGAAGAGATCATTGTGCAG ACTCCCTCTAAAGCTGGCTGATGACGTCTACCTTACCGTGGGAATATACAGCTTGATCCAAAAAGCTAACAAGCCAGCCCCTGTAAAGCTGTACCGAGACACCAACGAGCCTGTAAAAACTAAGACAAGAGTATTCAACAAGGATACAGGTAGCCTTCTGCTTCCTAGCGACACAAAGAAAGCTCAG ACATATGGTAACCGGCAGATtgtgctggagaaggaggagacagaagagCTGAAGAGGTTTGACGATCCGAGCCTTGTGCTCATTGGCTTTAAGCCTGTCATTTTGCTGAAGACGCATCATTTCATCCAGCCGGCAAAGTTTGTTTATCCAGAGGAGTCACTGGTCAGTG GTAGCAGCACATTATTCCAGGCTCTGCTCATTAAATGCCTGGAACGACAAGTGATGGCTATTTGTAGGTATACTCCCCGCCGAAATACACCACCTCGCTTTGTGGCATTAGTCCCACAAGAAGAGAAACTTGATGATGAAAATGTACAGGTGAAACCTCCAG GTTTCAATCTCATTTACTTGCCATATGCCGATGATATTCGCAAACTAGACTACCCCGAGGTGATTCCTCCTAGCGAAGAGCAGGTGGATAAGATGAAGGCGATTGTCCATAAGCTGAGATTTAAGTACAG GAGTGACGCATTTGAGAACCCTGTACTACAACAACATTTCCGTAACCTGGAAGCCCTCGCCCTCGATTTGATGGAGCCAGAACCTATTGAAGATCTAACAT TACCAAAGACAGACATGATAGATAATCGATTGGGCTCTCTGGCAGAAGAGTTCAAAGAATTAGTTTACCCTCCTGGATATAACCCTGAAGGCAAAGCCGTGAAAAGAAAACAAG GTGGTGATGGGAACCAAGCAGTAAAGAAAGCCAAGACCGAAACCTCCATTTCTGAAGCAGATCTCAGAGCCCACATCAAGAATGGAACACTGGGAAAACTCACCGTACCCGTGTTGAAGGAATTGTGTCGTACTTTTGGGTTGAAGGGTGGAAAAAAGCAGGAACTTATGGATGCACTTATAGATTACTTTAAGAATTGA